A single Metarhizium brunneum chromosome 5, complete sequence DNA region contains:
- the rhaM gene encoding L-rhamnose mutarotase: MWKPPSPTETPRSPSVDESALGAMSATRTKNPGRRFAQVVKLKKECVDQYKACHAAVWPEVAQQIKQCGIEDYSIFYDDITGLLFGTYKYIGYDFAGDMERMAENPKVREWWKMTDSFQESVVPGAVSSEAGVPSWWKPMEEVFYQA; this comes from the exons ATGTGGAAACCCCCGTCTCCCACTGAGACCCCGCGATCGCCCTCTGTGGACGAGTCTGCACTCGGGGCCATGTCAGCTACACGGACGAAGAATCCTGGCCGGAGGTTCGCGCAGGTCGtgaagctgaagaaggagTGCGTGGACCAGTACAAGGCTTGCCACGCGGCTGTCTGGCCCGAGGTGGCCCAGCAGATTAAGCAGTGTGGGATCGAAGACT ACAGCATCTTTTACGACGACATTACCGGGCTCCTGTTCGGCACTTACAAGTACATTGGCTACGACTTCGCGGGCGACATGGAGCGCATGGCAGAGAACCCCAAGGTGCGCGAGTGGTGGAAGATGACGGACAGTTTCCAGGAGAGCGTTGTGCCTGGGGCTGTCAGCTCCGAGGCGGGCGTGCCGAGTTGGTGGAAGCCAATGGAGGAGGTGTTTTATCAAGCCTAG